In the genome of Chitinivibrionales bacterium, one region contains:
- a CDS encoding tetratricopeptide repeat protein: MLQVTRRILFALSIAACLWPAAALAASGQGEPAPDVGWLFDDALREDQIKLNPNSVVMPQDYRRAIDLYNKGSYQLALHVLENLRDLNLPDGRLDFIHFALGECYRQCRLRDFAVESYRTVVRRFPASDKVAPSYFRLLQYACSERDTLQADTISSLFQLRFRSSPLLNSVLYITGRLRWTQERYDDAIAFLSQVSPASSSYLQAQFLSALCYMGKKQWEKAILILGYVRKNSSAPAVAGEARILLADIYFNKGQFATALELYKSVPRSAKRYYYSLVKMSRVYLEMGQYAKARDLAKNFIIKNKANEYFFEMVSILEQAYAKLNDKANAERMQGLIFQQLKTARLSFEIYDELSRVSDMIRMWQVIEFKAIQQGNEALLAASRQNIEKLKAMGQSYRGLLLDIGIITVQKGDEGIPGLAERRYLDIITDKSEKTRDTVKVAVKILDSLKNNLVVKPSDSVSAALIAKMTPGFDSLKERYNAGVREQQLVLKECLGGIQGMRQADENLQAKFVDWAFLRYQDKKIELAKMNKEFLEASHAKAKKDTLQPKAAEAAAPKKDTLQPKAVEAVKAKKDTLQSKAAAAASAAKAKKDKQQPKAVEAKKDTLQQNSTEVTKAFSAQDIDKLQRSIVEDRTMLVNHITSMQYVYPQSKYIPQLLFRLAEIYFDQASDDFDVKLRAYEKKLAEGKDTAHLVFPEYDLKKVIDTYDYLVRMYPADPLAPAALFYKALSLQKLNEYDKANDALLELTEKYPESEYYVEANMNIARYYFEHPKIQGGKGYKLAEETYHKVLYYRDHPQFVSALYSLGWCYYMEDQYDEAIAVFKYLVEEVALDFDVTKLDEKKQVSNPLLRDEAIDYIAISFDEESRIDDAVKFLQLIGNVDYAALVLKRIADLRVEDMDYRTAVRVYKRLIAEYPQSIAAPDASLSLIKAYELLNLPDSAMRERENFFTTYSKGGQWQDLVWKRDSLLIPRVDSIAVTMGLYISDANYRNADARKDQAGYAAAAKFYGGLVQKYPTDKRASEALWNLAVLLDAKLDKSADAYAQYLAFSRNKSADAKRREQAAQNAVAIAQKMLPSDTAAEEGKLDSAALRVIEAVNNYKELFPTGPSLYSVLLTGASVYFNRKMYANAAEFYEAIVKTGVTNENFYEALFLLGQCHFGKENWDLAAQAYEKVWKGSGDAARKSKAYKLLLQSLFSSANQAFASGAFSKAASAFAAIDQNYPGSEYGDAVLFKAAESYEKTEDWIKACDSYYRLKNNYPTSKLAPSALFNAATDYEKANKFDKAAEAYELLVASYLYSDKAKDALFNLGLCYEKLGKLDKMAEANERYTQQFPGEKDVEAMLLRSAQYYYKANMFDKAINAYRNFIRRYTQSPKVIEALFMIGKMSLEKQDKEMAVLSFSQAEQLNARLATANVERNDYFASEAAYYLANMKRDEFAAVKFVQPDAKFKADQKLKTQLLQEATKAYEKVIQYRSERLFEAAYRIGGMYEDFVETWKNQERPKLPPVKLAVLEKDIAQAAAVLIQKSFAPYKKVIEIGAGFDSLNAEQKLWVYKAKVSLAKNMLAAGQYLCDAYLAMQNAPIPPEIKDKPLYYYQYLKQVLDAVAPMKAQARAFYLLSVKQLDSMGLQGENSAKCLEAFHQTNYLTGSEYDKLAEKILKEPEIPATLSAQEKEDLSFQLEDVVYELQDKAIASYEEALAVLKKENMQSSEWYGRIMLGLARLSPEKYGKAVFKRVVVAASKEWAVRGDSVPGWRSSNIPLEGWKQAAEIPGLSSNTAGMTVPYIWHPDTSARNLYSWQHVFLPGQPRDAMFHIRVSGKYWLYINGTLTASDTVGKRSPQKLDSISGIQSLVKGGDNDISIHVTNVDSTFKGFSVVFSALLDTSQHFKEAGKFPFKQQAPETAAPAPAPGDTSHQKGATQAHEKKAGAVAASQEKKTAPSSAGIKDTAGAVKYKTSKDVMKAVVEYQKKTELLNAEIKKERLEVQKLIIKNEDLDSQIKKVKEETGHLEKKPEGTGKSK; encoded by the coding sequence ATGCTGCAAGTGACGCGTCGCATCCTTTTTGCGCTCTCCATCGCCGCCTGTCTCTGGCCCGCGGCCGCGCTTGCAGCTTCAGGCCAGGGCGAGCCGGCGCCCGACGTGGGCTGGCTGTTCGACGACGCGCTCAGGGAAGACCAGATCAAGCTCAACCCGAACTCGGTGGTGATGCCCCAGGACTATCGCAGGGCCATCGACCTGTACAACAAGGGGAGCTACCAATTAGCGCTGCACGTGCTGGAAAACCTGCGCGACCTCAATCTGCCCGACGGCAGGCTCGACTTCATCCACTTCGCGCTCGGCGAATGCTACCGGCAGTGCAGGCTGCGCGACTTTGCCGTTGAATCATACCGCACCGTGGTGCGCAGGTTCCCGGCCAGCGACAAAGTGGCTCCGAGCTATTTCAGGCTGCTGCAGTACGCGTGCAGCGAGCGTGACACGCTTCAGGCTGACACCATCAGCTCGCTTTTCCAGCTGCGCTTCAGGTCATCGCCGCTGCTGAACTCCGTTCTTTACATCACCGGCAGGCTTCGCTGGACCCAGGAGCGCTACGATGACGCCATAGCTTTTCTTTCGCAGGTTTCGCCCGCTTCCTCCTCGTACCTGCAGGCACAGTTCCTCAGCGCCCTCTGCTACATGGGGAAAAAGCAATGGGAAAAGGCGATTCTGATCCTCGGGTACGTGCGGAAGAACTCCTCGGCGCCCGCGGTCGCCGGCGAGGCGCGCATCCTGCTGGCCGACATCTATTTCAACAAGGGGCAGTTCGCCACCGCGCTTGAATTGTACAAAAGCGTACCGCGCTCGGCAAAGCGGTATTATTATTCTCTTGTCAAGATGTCGCGCGTATATCTGGAAATGGGCCAGTACGCGAAGGCCCGCGACCTCGCGAAGAACTTCATCATCAAAAACAAGGCGAACGAATATTTCTTTGAAATGGTTTCCATCCTCGAGCAGGCGTACGCCAAGCTCAACGACAAGGCAAACGCCGAGCGGATGCAGGGGCTCATTTTCCAGCAGCTCAAGACCGCCCGGCTATCGTTCGAGATTTACGACGAGCTGAGCCGTGTTTCGGACATGATCCGTATGTGGCAGGTCATCGAGTTCAAGGCGATCCAGCAGGGGAACGAGGCCCTGCTCGCCGCGAGCCGGCAGAACATCGAGAAGCTCAAGGCCATGGGCCAGAGCTACCGGGGTTTGCTCCTTGACATCGGCATCATCACCGTGCAAAAGGGGGACGAGGGCATCCCCGGCCTCGCCGAACGCCGGTACCTCGACATCATAACTGACAAATCGGAAAAAACACGCGACACGGTGAAGGTCGCGGTGAAAATACTGGACAGCCTGAAAAACAACCTCGTGGTGAAACCGTCCGACAGCGTTTCCGCGGCGCTCATCGCGAAGATGACGCCCGGCTTCGACAGCCTCAAGGAGCGGTACAACGCCGGGGTGCGCGAGCAGCAGCTCGTGCTCAAGGAATGTCTCGGCGGCATCCAGGGCATGCGTCAGGCCGACGAAAACCTGCAGGCGAAATTCGTGGATTGGGCCTTTTTGCGGTACCAGGACAAAAAGATCGAGTTGGCCAAGATGAACAAGGAGTTTTTAGAAGCGAGTCACGCCAAGGCGAAAAAGGACACGCTGCAGCCGAAGGCGGCCGAGGCGGCGGCGCCGAAAAAGGACACGCTGCAACCGAAGGCTGTCGAAGCGGTAAAGGCGAAAAAGGATACGCTGCAGTCGAAAGCGGCGGCTGCGGCTTCGGCGGCGAAGGCGAAAAAAGACAAACAGCAGCCGAAAGCGGTCGAAGCGAAAAAAGACACGTTGCAACAGAACTCCACCGAGGTGACGAAGGCGTTTTCAGCACAGGACATCGACAAACTGCAGCGCTCGATCGTCGAGGACCGCACCATGCTGGTGAACCACATCACCTCCATGCAGTACGTGTATCCGCAGAGCAAATACATCCCGCAGCTGCTCTTCAGGCTTGCCGAAATCTATTTCGACCAGGCGTCCGACGATTTCGACGTGAAGCTGCGCGCCTACGAGAAGAAGCTCGCCGAGGGAAAAGACACCGCGCACCTCGTGTTCCCCGAATACGACCTGAAGAAGGTGATCGACACGTACGATTACCTCGTCCGCATGTACCCGGCCGATCCGCTGGCGCCGGCCGCCCTGTTCTACAAGGCGCTGTCGCTGCAGAAACTCAACGAATACGACAAGGCGAACGACGCCCTGCTCGAGCTCACCGAGAAATACCCGGAGAGCGAGTACTACGTCGAGGCGAACATGAACATCGCGCGGTACTATTTCGAACACCCGAAGATCCAGGGCGGAAAGGGATACAAGCTCGCCGAGGAAACCTATCACAAGGTGCTTTACTATCGCGACCATCCGCAGTTCGTGTCGGCCCTCTACAGCCTGGGCTGGTGCTACTACATGGAAGACCAGTATGATGAGGCCATCGCGGTTTTCAAATATCTTGTTGAGGAGGTCGCGCTCGATTTCGACGTCACCAAGCTCGACGAGAAAAAGCAGGTGAGCAACCCGCTGCTGCGCGACGAGGCAATCGACTACATCGCCATCAGCTTCGACGAGGAGAGCCGCATCGACGACGCGGTGAAATTTCTGCAGCTCATCGGCAACGTGGACTACGCGGCGCTGGTGCTCAAGCGCATCGCGGACCTCCGCGTGGAGGACATGGACTACCGAACGGCCGTGCGCGTGTATAAACGGCTGATCGCAGAATACCCGCAGAGCATCGCGGCGCCCGACGCGTCGCTTTCCCTCATCAAGGCCTACGAACTCCTGAACCTGCCCGACAGCGCCATGCGCGAACGGGAGAACTTCTTCACGACGTATTCGAAGGGCGGGCAGTGGCAGGATCTGGTATGGAAGCGCGATTCGCTCCTCATTCCGCGGGTGGACTCCATCGCCGTGACCATGGGACTTTACATTTCGGACGCCAACTACCGCAACGCCGACGCGAGAAAAGACCAGGCGGGCTACGCCGCCGCCGCGAAATTCTACGGCGGGCTGGTGCAGAAATACCCCACCGACAAGCGGGCCTCCGAGGCCCTCTGGAACCTGGCGGTGCTCCTCGACGCGAAGCTTGACAAAAGCGCCGACGCGTACGCACAATACCTCGCCTTCAGCCGGAACAAGAGCGCCGACGCCAAGCGGCGCGAGCAGGCGGCGCAGAACGCCGTCGCCATCGCCCAGAAGATGCTCCCGTCCGACACCGCGGCCGAGGAGGGCAAACTCGATTCGGCGGCGCTCAGGGTGATCGAGGCGGTGAACAATTACAAGGAGCTGTTCCCGACGGGGCCGTCGCTCTACAGCGTGCTGCTGACGGGCGCCTCGGTCTATTTCAACAGGAAAATGTACGCCAACGCGGCGGAGTTCTATGAGGCGATCGTCAAAACCGGCGTGACAAACGAGAATTTTTACGAGGCGCTGTTCCTGCTCGGACAGTGCCATTTCGGCAAGGAGAACTGGGACCTCGCCGCGCAGGCGTACGAGAAAGTGTGGAAGGGCTCCGGCGATGCCGCAAGAAAGTCCAAGGCCTACAAGCTGCTGTTGCAGTCGCTGTTCTCGAGCGCCAACCAGGCCTTTGCGTCGGGCGCGTTTTCCAAGGCCGCGTCCGCGTTTGCCGCCATCGATCAGAACTACCCCGGCAGCGAATACGGCGACGCGGTGCTGTTCAAGGCGGCGGAATCGTATGAGAAAACCGAAGACTGGATAAAGGCGTGCGACAGCTACTACCGGCTCAAAAACAACTATCCGACCTCGAAGCTGGCGCCCAGCGCGCTGTTCAACGCCGCCACGGACTATGAAAAGGCGAACAAGTTCGACAAGGCGGCCGAAGCGTACGAGCTCCTGGTGGCGTCGTACTTGTATTCCGACAAGGCAAAGGACGCCCTGTTCAACCTCGGCCTGTGCTACGAAAAACTCGGCAAGCTCGACAAAATGGCCGAGGCCAACGAGCGATACACGCAGCAGTTCCCCGGCGAGAAGGACGTGGAGGCCATGCTCCTGCGCTCGGCCCAATACTATTATAAGGCGAATATGTTCGACAAGGCGATCAATGCCTACCGGAATTTCATCCGGCGCTACACGCAGAGCCCCAAGGTCATCGAGGCGCTGTTCATGATCGGCAAGATGTCGCTCGAAAAACAGGACAAGGAGATGGCGGTGCTGTCGTTTTCACAGGCCGAGCAGCTCAACGCCAGGCTTGCCACCGCAAACGTGGAGCGCAACGATTATTTCGCGTCCGAGGCGGCCTATTACCTTGCCAACATGAAGCGGGACGAGTTCGCGGCGGTCAAGTTCGTGCAACCCGATGCGAAGTTCAAGGCCGACCAGAAGCTCAAGACCCAGCTCCTCCAGGAGGCGACCAAGGCGTACGAGAAGGTGATCCAGTACCGGAGCGAGCGGCTGTTCGAGGCGGCGTATCGTATCGGCGGCATGTACGAGGACTTCGTGGAGACCTGGAAAAACCAGGAGCGTCCGAAACTCCCGCCCGTAAAGCTCGCGGTGCTCGAGAAGGACATCGCGCAGGCGGCGGCCGTGCTGATCCAGAAATCGTTTGCTCCCTATAAAAAGGTGATCGAAATAGGGGCGGGGTTCGATTCGCTCAACGCCGAGCAGAAGCTGTGGGTGTACAAGGCCAAGGTGAGCCTGGCAAAGAACATGCTGGCCGCGGGACAGTATCTCTGCGATGCCTACCTGGCCATGCAGAACGCGCCCATCCCGCCCGAGATAAAGGACAAGCCACTGTACTATTACCAGTACCTCAAGCAGGTGCTCGACGCGGTGGCGCCCATGAAGGCGCAGGCGCGCGCGTTTTACCTCTTATCTGTAAAGCAGCTCGATTCCATGGGGCTTCAGGGCGAAAACAGCGCAAAATGCCTTGAGGCGTTCCACCAGACCAACTACCTGACCGGCAGCGAGTACGACAAGCTGGCGGAGAAGATCCTCAAGGAGCCCGAAATCCCCGCCACCCTTTCGGCGCAGGAAAAGGAGGACCTGTCCTTCCAGCTCGAAGACGTCGTGTATGAACTGCAGGACAAGGCGATCGCCAGCTACGAGGAGGCTCTGGCCGTTCTCAAAAAGGAAAACATGCAGTCGAGCGAGTGGTACGGCAGGATCATGCTCGGGCTGGCAAGGCTCTCGCCCGAAAAATACGGCAAAGCCGTGTTCAAACGGGTGGTCGTGGCCGCTTCCAAAGAGTGGGCGGTCCGCGGGGACAGCGTTCCGGGATGGCGGTCCAGCAACATTCCCCTGGAGGGCTGGAAGCAGGCCGCCGAGATACCGGGGCTTTCAAGCAACACCGCCGGCATGACCGTGCCGTATATTTGGCACCCGGACACCTCGGCGCGCAACCTGTATTCGTGGCAGCACGTGTTTCTGCCGGGCCAGCCGCGCGACGCGATGTTCCACATCCGGGTGAGCGGGAAATACTGGCTCTACATCAATGGAACGCTCACCGCGAGCGACACCGTGGGAAAGCGCAGCCCGCAAAAGCTCGACAGCATTTCGGGCATTCAGTCGCTTGTCAAGGGCGGCGACAACGACATCAGCATCCACGTGACCAACGTTGACTCAACCTTCAAGGGCTTTTCGGTGGTGTTCAGCGCACTGCTCGACACGTCGCAGCATTTCAAGGAGGCGGGGAAATTCCCGTTCAAGCAGCAGGCGCCTGAAACGGCCGCGCCGGCTCCCGCGCCCGGCGACACATCGCATCAGAAAGGCGCGACCCAGGCACATGAAAAGAAGGCGGGCGCTGTTGCTGCTTCGCAAGAAAAGAAAACGGCGCCTTCTTCTGCCGGGATAAAAGACACTGCCGGCGCGGTGAAATATAAAACGAGCAAGGACGTGATGAAGGCCGTGGTTGAATACCAGAAAAAGACCGAACTGCTTAATGCGGAAATAAAGAAGGAACGGCTCGAGGTGCAGAAATTGATCATCAAGAACGAGGACCTGGACTCGCAGATCAAGAAGGTGAAAGAGGAAACGGGACATCTGGAGAAGAAGCCGGAAGGGACGGGAAAAAGCAAATAA
- a CDS encoding tetratricopeptide repeat protein, with product MPRKTRVAPAILIFALAAVFPSFALTKIAVFPLVNKTQDKVYDWISALVPEYFSRHMLNCAELQALSPVFLFSADSTAWTMDSDSLLKEHRARWGWDAACGGTFTVSSGRIFCELRTMTVRGDTPVKTVVSQIASIDSAVPLCAGLFAKFAAAIGYALTKADDQALRRALSQSSGAYATYCAGYWFELRGNTAAALTSYARAAEMDPSFGHALFRMARLSRISGDITAARLLFHKAVALSGDAPEVTAAAANFLEDYDLPDKALAFVNKNQPALERSADGMMALGKSYLISGDLQRAIALLVRSVASGPADLEPEFALGKAYLAAGDFTSACDVFNRLVKYRPDCTRYDALLGAAYRNTGRLMEAVHVLEYSAKGHPDDVPVLVNLAQAYLELSWYEKARQLLLHAQELDPDLPDITVNLGVLAWYTGKPDEASRLFEKAARMGTNMQSALNDEANVLLLSGTAGPALGKYRKADRIGAKNGAVLCNLGNTCIALGRLGDAASAFEAALALAPARIDILEKLASIAVMRKKNADAVGYYRRILEQDSRDQDALVKMAELMAGLGQFKEAVEPVEAYLAEMPGEKKIMLLQADLYRQMGWYEVAVVKYQGVTHDFPNDADGYMGLGKSMFDVIQYKNGTNFERTLEVLRTALRLAPGSWEPEYIMGLIYLDYDRHPDQARGMLQSALSKTKDPETVRKISELIEKAGK from the coding sequence TTGCCACGAAAAACCCGTGTAGCACCCGCAATCCTGATATTCGCCCTGGCGGCGGTTTTTCCCTCTTTTGCGCTGACGAAAATCGCGGTATTTCCATTAGTCAATAAGACCCAGGACAAAGTCTACGACTGGATAAGCGCGCTGGTGCCCGAATATTTCTCGCGCCATATGCTGAACTGCGCGGAGCTCCAGGCGCTTTCGCCCGTGTTTCTCTTTTCGGCCGACTCCACGGCCTGGACCATGGACTCGGACAGCCTTTTAAAGGAGCACCGGGCGCGATGGGGTTGGGACGCTGCGTGCGGAGGGACTTTTACGGTTTCCAGCGGCAGGATTTTCTGCGAGCTGCGCACAATGACGGTGCGCGGCGATACTCCGGTAAAAACGGTGGTTTCCCAGATCGCGTCCATTGATTCGGCCGTCCCGCTGTGCGCCGGACTTTTTGCCAAGTTCGCGGCCGCAATAGGGTATGCCTTGACAAAAGCGGATGACCAGGCCCTGCGGCGGGCCCTTTCGCAGAGCAGCGGCGCCTATGCCACCTACTGCGCGGGCTACTGGTTCGAATTGCGGGGGAACACCGCCGCCGCGCTCACCTCCTACGCGCGCGCCGCAGAAATGGACCCTTCGTTCGGCCATGCCCTGTTCCGCATGGCGCGCCTGTCGCGCATCTCGGGCGACATCACGGCGGCACGCCTCCTGTTCCATAAAGCCGTTGCGCTCTCCGGCGACGCGCCGGAGGTCACGGCGGCGGCCGCCAACTTCCTGGAGGACTACGATTTACCCGACAAGGCACTTGCTTTTGTCAATAAGAACCAGCCGGCACTCGAGCGCTCGGCCGACGGCATGATGGCGCTGGGAAAATCGTACCTTATTTCCGGCGACCTGCAGCGCGCCATTGCCCTACTCGTCCGCAGCGTCGCGTCGGGTCCCGCCGACCTCGAGCCCGAGTTCGCGCTCGGAAAGGCCTACCTGGCAGCAGGCGATTTTACCTCGGCATGCGACGTGTTCAACCGGCTCGTGAAATACCGTCCCGACTGCACCCGCTACGATGCGCTGCTCGGCGCGGCCTACCGTAACACCGGGCGCCTCATGGAAGCGGTGCATGTCCTCGAATATTCCGCAAAAGGCCATCCGGATGATGTTCCGGTGCTGGTCAATCTCGCGCAGGCATATCTTGAGCTTTCGTGGTACGAAAAGGCGCGTCAGCTTCTGCTGCATGCGCAAGAACTGGACCCCGACCTTCCCGACATAACGGTGAACCTCGGCGTGCTTGCTTGGTACACGGGAAAACCCGACGAGGCGAGCAGGCTCTTTGAAAAGGCTGCCCGCATGGGCACCAACATGCAGTCTGCCCTCAATGACGAGGCCAATGTCCTGTTGCTGAGCGGTACGGCGGGACCCGCGCTCGGCAAATACCGAAAGGCTGACCGGATCGGCGCAAAGAACGGGGCGGTGCTCTGCAACCTCGGCAATACCTGCATTGCGCTGGGGAGGCTCGGCGACGCGGCCTCCGCGTTCGAGGCGGCGCTCGCGCTGGCCCCGGCGAGGATTGACATACTGGAAAAACTCGCCTCGATCGCGGTGATGCGGAAGAAAAACGCGGACGCGGTCGGGTATTACCGCAGGATCCTCGAGCAGGATTCGCGCGACCAGGACGCGCTGGTGAAGATGGCCGAACTCATGGCGGGGCTCGGGCAGTTCAAGGAGGCCGTCGAGCCGGTGGAAGCCTATCTGGCGGAGATGCCCGGCGAAAAGAAAATCATGCTGCTGCAGGCCGACCTGTACCGCCAAATGGGGTGGTACGAAGTCGCGGTTGTCAAATACCAGGGCGTCACGCATGATTTTCCCAACGACGCTGATGGATACATGGGCCTGGGAAAAAGCATGTTCGACGTCATCCAGTACAAAAACGGCACGAATTTCGAGAGGACGCTCGAAGTCCTGAGAACGGCGTTGCGCCTTGCGCCCGGATCATGGGAGCCGGAGTATATCATGGGACTCATTTACCTTGATTATGACCGGCATCCGGATCAGGCGAGGGGAATGCTGCAGTCCGCTTTGTCAAAGACGAAAGATCCCGAGACCGTGAGAAAGATCTCGGAACTCATCGAAAAGGCAGGCAAGTGA
- a CDS encoding chitobiase/beta-hexosaminidase C-terminal domain-containing protein has translation MRLIILFLFAASMPVFAAKQDTTSIDTVPPVIQAEPKETYQTSVFHITFKSNEQATIWYRLGSSKQMVQYREPVTVTEEGTTRIYFYGEDLVGNKSRPDSMLYILDTRPPEIYVSPEPGRYRSPVAVHVTANEPCTFFFTTSLVETGPGMLSVKDSLVVKDSLAGYFVAIDRAGNKSFTKKFSYKVEAGAISVDIVPKEGVYNAAPEISFKSTPSADLFYTFDPSAPTRLFTPYEHPVRIPVGTTIIRYFAKNSLGWESDLRQATFVVDTVVPKLRFEQIQGASVDSLVLSVKKPAVIRYTLDGTFPTEMSPQYTRPVAVARRGKCMLKAWAKDLAGNRSELLEWEYKYDKNAPVISVSTPGGLFQSPQRITVTTDKPATVFYSLDGSAATKNSFVYRNGIAITKEGTTRLSLIAIDDLGNTSDEKREEFVVDTKPPVVTARIEEDAKQNVFLVSLSADEEAVIRYETSGVPGPSSPQYKDPIPLRMGQVLRYFAVDKAGNRSETKTMDELRHPLVGVAPPGGLYRNALRIAFAVSAGSTVQWRLLPDTLFRPYRDSLALSREGTYTLEYFSQDPSGLKSPLRRAEYVIDVTPPYTDVIVKKGVNDSVSVFFECSKKATIYYTLDGSNPATSAATRTAGNKFLVSHDRISIPRRDDVKLAFFAEDAAGNQSLVRVIDVLKPHAVPDIPAGPQRVYDRVLSVSLNAFDGKSTVYYARHGHMPTADSQVFKIPITLAASDTIMAFAMDAAGFSGPVDTFVYLVDLPPSPVFTYLPATVRQGTAVTFDASASIDFETPKGKLEYRWDFDGDGTFDTDFSPDPRVVHSYLSSGTFKVTCEVRDAIKHVGAVTHEVRVQQLCPPGMTSLARDNGATFCIDTYEWPNIKGEKPLVSVSWVQAKIFCMDAGKRLCTREEWTAACRTAKKTAYPYGQKYQKGKCPSEGCEPYKSGAFPDCGEPGGARDMAGNVWEWVEDKKGDYPYMLGGSFKYGETADCFLSSEGGVGLKSGDVGFRCCK, from the coding sequence ATGCGCCTGATCATTCTTTTCCTGTTCGCCGCAAGCATGCCGGTTTTTGCCGCGAAGCAAGACACCACCTCCATCGACACGGTGCCTCCGGTCATACAGGCCGAGCCAAAAGAAACGTACCAGACCTCGGTTTTCCACATTACCTTCAAGTCCAACGAACAGGCGACCATCTGGTACCGCCTCGGTTCGTCCAAGCAAATGGTGCAGTATCGCGAGCCCGTGACCGTGACCGAGGAAGGAACGACGCGGATTTACTTCTACGGCGAGGACCTGGTGGGAAACAAGTCGAGGCCCGATTCCATGCTTTACATACTCGACACGCGCCCGCCGGAAATTTATGTGTCGCCCGAGCCGGGCCGCTACCGTTCCCCGGTCGCGGTGCACGTCACCGCAAACGAGCCGTGCACCTTTTTCTTCACGACATCGCTTGTCGAAACGGGCCCCGGGATGTTGTCCGTGAAGGATTCGCTCGTTGTCAAGGATTCCCTTGCCGGATATTTTGTCGCCATCGACCGGGCGGGCAACAAGTCGTTTACCAAAAAGTTTTCCTACAAGGTGGAGGCCGGCGCCATAAGCGTGGACATTGTTCCCAAGGAAGGGGTCTATAATGCCGCGCCGGAGATTTCCTTCAAGTCAACGCCGTCCGCCGACCTGTTCTATACGTTCGACCCTTCGGCGCCCACGCGGCTCTTCACGCCGTACGAGCACCCCGTGAGGATTCCGGTGGGCACCACGATCATTCGATACTTTGCTAAAAATTCGCTCGGGTGGGAATCGGACCTGCGGCAGGCCACCTTCGTGGTAGACACCGTGGTGCCGAAGCTCCGCTTCGAGCAGATCCAGGGCGCCTCCGTCGATTCGCTTGTCCTTTCCGTCAAGAAGCCGGCCGTCATCCGCTACACGCTCGACGGGACGTTCCCCACCGAGATGAGTCCGCAGTACACGCGGCCCGTGGCGGTCGCGCGGAGGGGGAAGTGCATGCTCAAGGCGTGGGCGAAGGACCTTGCCGGCAACCGTTCCGAATTGTTGGAATGGGAATACAAGTACGATAAAAACGCGCCGGTCATATCCGTGTCGACGCCCGGCGGCCTTTTTCAGTCGCCGCAGCGCATCACGGTAACCACCGACAAACCCGCAACGGTGTTTTATTCCCTCGACGGCAGCGCGGCCACCAAAAATTCCTTCGTGTATAGGAACGGCATCGCCATCACCAAGGAAGGGACCACCAGGCTTTCCCTTATCGCAATCGACGACCTGGGGAACACCAGCGACGAGAAGCGGGAGGAATTCGTCGTCGACACCAAGCCGCCTGTGGTAACGGCACGGATCGAGGAAGACGCGAAGCAGAATGTCTTTCTCGTTTCGCTTTCCGCCGACGAGGAAGCGGTGATCCGCTACGAAACGAGCGGCGTACCCGGCCCTTCGTCGCCGCAATACAAGGACCCCATACCGCTGCGCATGGGACAGGTCCTGCGCTACTTTGCCGTTGACAAGGCGGGAAACAGGAGCGAAACCAAAACCATGGATGAACTCAGGCACCCCCTGGTGGGCGTGGCGCCCCCGGGAGGCCTGTACCGTAACGCGCTGCGGATCGCCTTTGCGGTGAGCGCGGGAAGCACGGTGCAGTGGCGCCTGCTGCCGGACACGCTCTTCAGGCCCTACCGGGATTCCCTGGCGCTTTCCCGGGAAGGAACCTACACGCTCGAATATTTCTCGCAGGACCCGAGCGGCCTCAAGAGCCCGCTGCGGAGGGCCGAATACGTCATCGACGTCACCCCGCCGTACACCGACGTGATCGTGAAGAAGGGGGTAAACGACTCGGTCTCCGTGTTTTTCGAATGCAGCAAAAAAGCCACGATCTATTACACGCTTGACGGAAGCAACCCTGCCACGTCCGCCGCAACGCGCACTGCGGGCAACAAATTCCTCGTGTCGCATGACCGCATCAGCATTCCGCGGCGCGACGACGTGAAGCTCGCCTTTTTCGCAGAGGACGCGGCGGGCAACCAGAGTCTGGTGCGCGTAATCGATGTTTTAAAACCGCACGCAGTGCCCGACATTCCGGCAGGGCCGCAGCGCGTGTACGACCGCGTCCTATCGGTCTCCCTCAACGCGTTTGACGGCAAAAGCACGGTCTATTACGCGCGGCACGGGCATATGCCCACCGCCGATTCGCAGGTGTTCAAAATACCTATTACCCTTGCCGCATCAGATACCATCATGGCGTTTGCGATGGACGCCGCAGGGTTCAGCGGCCCGGTGGACACCTTTGTCTATCTCGTCGACCTTCCGCCGTCGCCTGTGTTTACCTATCTGCCCGCCACGGTACGGCAGGGGACGGCCGTGACGTTCGACGCGTCCGCCTCCATCGACTTCGAGACGCCAAAAGGAAAACTCGAATACCGGTGGGACTTTGACGGAGACGGCACGTTCGACACCGATTTTTCACCCGACCCCCGGGTTGTCCATTCATATCTGTCAAGCGGCACGTTCAAGGTCACCTGCGAGGTGCGCGACGCCATAAAGCACGTCGGCGCAGTGACCCACGAGGTGCGCGTGCAGCAGCTCTGCCCGCCGGGCATGACCTCGCTGGCGCGCGACAACGGCGCCACCTTCTGCATCGACACCTACGAATGGCCCAACATAAAGGGCGAAAAACCGCTGGTCTCGGTGTCGTGGGTGCAGGCGAAAATCTTCTGCATGGATGCGGGCAAGCGGCTTTGCACGCGCGAGGAATGGACTGCGGCATGCCGCACCGCGAAAAAGACCGCGTATCCCTACGGCCAGAAATACCAGAAAGGCAAGTGTCCCTCCGAAGGTTGCGAGCCCTATAAATCGGGCGCATTTCCCGACTGCGGCGAGCCCGGCGGCGCACGGGACATGGCGGGCAACGTGTGGGAATGGGTCGAGGACAAGAAGGGCGACTATCCGTACATGCTCGGCGGGTCGTTCAAATACGGTGAGACCGCAGACTGTTTCCTGTCCTCCGAGGGCGGCGTCGGCCTCAAATCTGGCGATGTGGGGTTCCGATGCTGCAAGTGA